A window from Podospora bellae-mahoneyi strain CBS 112042 chromosome 1 map unlocalized CBS112042p_1.3, whole genome shotgun sequence encodes these proteins:
- a CDS encoding uncharacterized protein (EggNog:ENOG503P6A6; COG:S) has translation MNPGGDENYNYAPHHDPDCDPDYDLFYNMYPLVLVDPCDALGVAPTNDEPIDPTPADLLFYRHFPIEGLVPLLQDETHLLSSQAGQVQEKPHHSDQRQYLGLDIHYQQALVNGEQLKQDPPYSQYVGQQTVGQEKRLRLSPLPDDQQPPLPDDQQPVPKDQNAPHTAKNQETVTMANNKAKVTCEGCGKALGARSMYNHKKICRKLNSEDELDLPKCTLPVLGGGPERSATPCTAAKQPSVITSKQGITIAPPGEASYDKRISIDSSYLTRLSKTVLMARVRLEGEQLREHVDELTNDKVIENIDKQTQQSTSKASLPTPASSTGSSATSSQSQQPLPLPPGPPTGFPPQKGTLETGSLGLDFLRLNLFRPQDGILLSHNTPGTSHNILDYLNPILNQAVVQKADIYLFGEPYNDKTGIHDIHMNQGNSGQWKKDNGIFQDGGIILAFPDGHWEGIFLAFAVQTYKTDEQGMPVGDTFAKLLGGGKQPGEGDEEEPEPIVGDGIKIEAALVNPHGPDQQPTRGDGETVYLLNRSVTTVDLEGWRIVNGSGQSHVLKGVSLAVQSKKGIAVPGVALGNKGGVISLKDNGGKLVHQVKYSRDQAQREGALVYFLQK, from the exons ATGAATCCAGGTGGAGATGAGAATTACAA CTATGCTCCTCACCATGATCCTGACTGCGATCCTGACTACGATCTCTTCTACAACATGTATCCCTTGGTTCTTGTTGACCCCTGCGACGCCTTGGGAGTAGCGCCCACGAACGATGAGCCAATCGACCCCACGCCCGCTGACTTGTTGTTTTACCGACACTTCCCGATTGAAGGCCTTGTCCCACTTCTTCAAGATGAGACCCACCTCCTGAGTTCGCAAGCGGGTCAAGTCCAGGAGAAACCACACCATTCAGACCAACGACAATACCTGGGACTTGATATTCACTACCAGCAAGCTCTGGTGAATGGTGAGCAACTAAAACAAGACCCACCCTATTCACAATATGTGGGTCAGCAAACTGTTGGCCAGGAGAAAAGGCTGCGCTTGTCACCACTTCCTGAcgatcaacaaccaccgctTCCCGACGATCAACAGCCAGTTCCCAAAGATCAAAACGCACCTCACACAGCAAAGAACCAAGAAACAGTAAccatggccaacaacaaAGCCAAAGTCACTTGTGAAGGGTGTGGCAAGGCCCTTGGGGCTAGGAGCATGTACAATCATAAGAAAAT CTGCCGCAAGCTCAACTCCGAGGACGAGCTCGACCTGCCCAAGTGCACTCTCCCagttctcggcggcggcccgGAAAGATCTGCAACACCCTGCACCGCAGCAAAACAGCCCTCCGTGATCACCAGCAAACAAGGCATCACTATTGCCCCCCCCGGCGAGGCCAGCTACGACAAGCGCATCAGCATCGATTCCAGCTACCTGACAAGACTCTCCAAGACTGTCTTGATGGCTCGGGTGCGCCTGGAGGGCGAGCAGCTGCGCGAACATGTGGACGAGCTCACGAACGACAAGGTCATTGAGAACATTGACAAACAG ACGCAGCAGTCAACATCGAAAGCAAGTCTTCCGACTCCCGCCTCGTCTACTGGGTCATCCGCGACCTCCAGCCAGTCTCAGCAACCTttacccctccctccaggCCCTCCCACGGGGTTTCCACCCCAGAAGGGCACACTCGAAACCGGCAGCCTGGGCCTTGACTTCCTCCGCCTGAACCTCTTCCGCCCCCAAGATGGCATTCTTCTCTCACACAACACGCCCGGAACGAGCCACAACATCCTCGACTATCTCAACCCAATCCTGAACCAAGCTGTCGTACAAAAGGCGGACATTTACCTGTTTGGCGAGCCGTACAATGACAAGACCGGGATTCATGATATCCACATGAATCAAGGGAACTCGGGACagtggaagaaggacaaTGGAATTTTTCAAGACGGCGGAATCATCCTGGCCTTTCCTGATGGTCATTGGGAGGGCATATTTCTTGCGTTTGCCGTGCAGACGTACAAGACTGATGAGCAGGGCATGCCGGTTGGCGACACGTTTGCCAAGTTGCTGGGTGGAGGAAAGCAGcctggtgagggtgatgaggaagagcCGGAGCCGATTGTAGGAGATGGGATCAAGATTGAGGCTGCGTTGGTCAATCCTCATGGACCGGACCAGCAGCCTACcaggggagatggggagacggTGTACTTGCTTAATCGTTCTGTGACGACGGTGGACTTGGAGGGTTGGAGGATTGTGAATGGATCGGGGCAAAGTCATGTCTTGAAAGGAGTGTCTTTGGCAGTGCAGAGCAAGAAGGGGATTGCTGTGCCCGGGGTGGCGTTGGGTAACAAGGGAGGGGTCATTTCTTTGAAGGACAACGGCGGAAAACTGGTGCACCAAGTCAAGTACTCGAGAGATCAGGCTCAGAGGGAGGGAGCGCTGGTGTATTTCTTGCAGAAGTGA
- a CDS encoding uncharacterized protein (EggNog:ENOG503P2CK; COG:S) has product MMTLQYADMLRAQEEVDAIFWIPEGNVADVLSQTFGHYGGSSLSSRRKAGRLQNQRQHVLEPGQQIRYMIMRTAVDWCTGFFPTDAAVMDKSSSHQTPFNLPASHILTPFSIAVSYAATFRALLEQNRNKSNFDRLSDERITTLVDFVCSKLSADCSRIPKLVGMLGRGVFDMSDMESRLEHSSLPRSSSESLSETVLGLAFESLSSQCRTILKIMSVIEPTCIPKELFDPVCLLEPHPLLSIQMDEKCLLASLENLVACTLIDSDEDLQCFCVDNMVAQNILKGLLTTSEKHTALSNAAILLSIAFPECPRDRRLYPDHQDGCAKYLKHALTLRWLLTREYSNNKDMNVVTMKDLYRLISLVEQ; this is encoded by the exons ATGATGACCCTTCAGTATGCCGACATGCTTCGTGCCCAAGAAGAGGTGGATGCAATATTCTGGATCCCAGAGGGTAACGTAGCCGATGTTCTCTCTCAAACCTTCGGACACTATGGCGGTTCATCTCTGTCTTCCCGACGCAAAGCCGGGAGACTTCAAAACCAGCGGCAGCATGTTCTTGAACCTGGTCAACAAATACGG TATATGATAATGCGGACAGCGGTAGACTGGTGTACCGGTTTCTTCCCAACAGATGCGGCGGTCATGGacaaatcatcatcacatcagACTCCTTTTAACCTGCCTGCTTCGCATATACTGACACCATTCTCCAT CGCAGTCTCCTACGCAGCCACCTTTCGAGCTCTGTTGGAACAGAATCGCAATAAAAGCAATTTTGACCGGCTGAGTGATGAAAGAATTACAACACTGGTTGATTTTGTTTGCAGTAAACTGTCGGCTGACTGCAGCCGTATCCCAAAGCTTGTCGGTATGCTCGGTCGGGGCGTTTTTGACATGTCCGACATGGAGAGCCGTTTGGAACACTCCTCACTTCCTCGCTCCTCTTCTGAAAGTTTGTCAGAAACagttttggggttggcgttTGAGTCTTTGAGTTCACAGTGCCGCACAATCCTAAAGATCATGTCGGTGATAGAACCGACCTGCATACCCAAGGAGCTGTTTGACCCCGTCTGTCTCCTGGAACCTCATCCATTGCTCAGCATTCAAATGGACGAGAAATG TCTGCTGGCATCGTTAGAGAACCTTGTCGCCTGCACGCTGATAGATAGCGATGAGGATCTGCAATGCTTTTGTGTCGACAATATGGTTGCCCAAAATATCCTCAAGGGCTTACTAACAACATCGGAAAAGCACACCGCGTTGAGCAATGCAGCAATTTTGCTCTCTATCGCCTTTCCTGAATGCCCTAGGGACAGGCGTCTGTACCCAGACCATCAGGATGGCTGTGCAAAATATCTAAAGCATGCCCTGACCCTGCGTTGGTTATTGACGAGAGAGTattccaacaacaaggaTATGAATGTCGTCACGATGAAAGATTTGTATCGGTTGATAAGCCTCGTCGAACAGTGA
- a CDS encoding uncharacterized protein (EggNog:ENOG503P03V; COG:S) yields the protein MAPFKVVVHPLTSEPTDSSHSPSLTAYESEPFSSPNALVFIHGLTAGPHTTDLTHLQAALPSEYSIWELRMRSSYSGWGYSSLDNDVQDLTRLVRYLREDLKIKRIVLMGASTGCQGALEYNNHSSQPPRVDGYILTSPVSDREAANTLWSSEALAESLAVAKELIDQGKECVTMPKKHVPFFATPVTAARWWSFAATGGAEDYFASDISDEVLADKFGRVNKPLLILPAEKDEMVPASVDKQLLLERWSTAAPKGVVSELSGFIPDADHVVSSSEAQKWLAERVAKFLSSI from the exons ATGGCCCCCTTCAAAGTCGTCGTTCACCCACTCACGTCCGAGCCCACTGACAGCTCCCACAGTCCCAGCCTTACCGCGTATGAATCCGAACctttctcctctcccaacgCCCTAGTCTTCATCCATGGCCTGACAGCTGGGCCCCACACAACAGATCTTACACATCTGCAGGCCGCTCTCCCTTCTGAGTACTCCATCTGGGAGCTGCGTATGCGAAGCTCCTACTCTGGATGGGGGTATTCCTCCCTTGACAACGACGTCCAGGACCTCACACGACTCGTCCGCTACCTTCGTGAGGACCTCAAGATTAAAAGGATCGTTCTGATGGGCGCTAGTACTGGATGTCAGGGTGCCCTCGAGTACAACAACCATTCTAGTCAGCCTCCGCGTGTTGATGGGTACATCTTGACATCTCCTGTCTCGGACAGAGAGGCTGCCAACACCCTCTGGTCGTCCGAGGCACTGGCTGAGAGCTTGGCTGTGGCGAAAGAGTTGATAGACCAAGGAAAGGAGTGTGTTACCATGCCAAAGAAGCATGTTCCTTTTTTTGCAACGCCAGTCACGGCGGCGAGATGGTGGAGCTTTGCTGCCACTGG TGGCGCCGAAGACTACTTCGCTTCAGACATTTCAGATGAGGTTCTCGCAGACAAATTTGGCAGGGTGaacaagccattgttgatCTTGCCTGCTGAGAAGGATGAGATGGTCCCGGCATCGGTCGACAagcagctgttgttggaaagGTGGAGTACGGCGGCCCCTAAGGGGGTGGTAAGTGAGCTCTCGGGGTTCATTCCTGATGCTGATCATGTTGTATCCTCTTCTGAAGCCCAAAAGTGGCTTGCCGAGAGGGTTGCCAAGTTTTTGTCCAGCATCTGA
- a CDS encoding uncharacterized protein (EggNog:ENOG50; COG:S), with the protein MKFLALSLLATSAAAIDLHLEFAGGCSTSGGGYICQNWNPNTCCTVNAGTFFNSGSFRAIPPQWNIQARGHAPTRCGTVRQQEDSRGRDYVCLGNGPFGGLGYGFNNRKMIRGATVQENEETECVQPNVMYLADGTQYNYTAIVEAKLDTVELNEIAKAGVSAADIPESFEAFKIVQ; encoded by the coding sequence ATGAAGTTCCTtgccctctcccttctcgccacctccgccgccgccatcgaccTACACCTCGAGTTCGCAGGCGGCTGCTCAACTTCAGGAGGCGGCTACATCTGCCAGAACTGGAACCCCAACACTTGCTGCACCGTTAACGCGGGAACCTTTTTTAACAGCGGCAGCTTCAGAGCCATCCCGCCCCAGTGGAACATCCAGGCGCGCGGGCACGCCCCCACCAGGTGCGGCACCGTTCGCCAGCAGGAGGACAGCCGCGGCCGCGACTACGTCTGCCTGGGCAACGGGCCCTTTGGCGGGCTGGGGTACGGATTCAACAACAGGAAGATGATTCGGGGCGCGACGGTGCAGGAGAATGAGGAGACAGAGTGCGTGCAGCCGAATGTGATGTACCTGGCTGATGGGACGCAATACAACTACACGGCTATTGTCGAGGCCAAGCTGGACACCGTGGAGCTCAATGAGATTGCCAAAGCTGGCGTGTCGGCGGCGGACATCCCGGAGAGTTTCGAGGCTTTCAAGATCGTGCAGTAG
- a CDS encoding uncharacterized protein (EggNog:ENOG503NYQ3; COG:Z) encodes MEASSFQSIRIRLFSCHRYVQVPNTAKITVPAIAQGCRLIVLQQQLGQYGLISDQFITEFAYEEYQTPTALGQSLMVVPRASAVVPGQTNAEPVAIHSNHHNMVKYTSREDSGYKTVSGHLKDMANDAIKQIPQRWEAEKRSNEGSSLRSQFPVYHKY; translated from the exons ATGGAGGCATCAAGTTTTCAGTCTATAAGAATAAGGCTTTTTAGCTGCCATAGATATGTCCAGGTCCCCAACACCGCAAAGATTACCGTTCCTGCCATAGCTCAAGGGTGCCGATTAATTGTCCTCCAGCAACAATTGGGTCAGTATGGCCTGATCAGCGATCAATTTATAACCGAATTCGCCTATGAAGAGTACCAGACTCCAACTGCCCTCGGCCAGTCTCTCATG GTGGTGCCACGTGCTTCAGCCGTTGTGCCTGGCCAGACTAATGCAGAGCCAGTCGCAATCCATTCCAACCATCACAACATGGTTAAATACACATCAAGGGAAGACAGCGGATACAAGACAGTATCAGGACACCTCAAGGACATGGCAAATGACGCTATCAAGCAGATTCCGCAGCGCTGGGAGGCAGAGAAAAGATCTAACGAGGGTAGTAGTCTTAGATCGCAGTTTCCGGTTTATCATAAATATTAA